In a genomic window of Aeromicrobium panaciterrae:
- the mraY gene encoding phospho-N-acetylmuramoyl-pentapeptide-transferase, translating into MKAILIAGAVSLLLTLLGTRVAIRVLVRKGYGQLIRDDGPTSHHTKRGTPTMGGLVIIIASVTGYLIAKLVTGISTDFEPGWAPSASALLLLFLFCGLGLIGFIDDFIKVFKQRNLGLRSKAKFIGQIVVGLIFAILAIGWEDDSGRTPITHAISFTRDLKGWELPTALLVIWVLLMIAGASNGVNLTDGLDGLATGAAVMIFGAFVVINIWQSNQNCSKVESFKCYEVRDPLDLAVVAAALTGACFGFLWWNASPAKIFMGDTGSLSLGGAMAGFALMTRTELLLVVIGGLFVAITASVILQVGYFKLSGGKRIFRMAPLQHHFELLGWDEITIVVRFWIISGLCVATGLGIFYGEWVSGV; encoded by the coding sequence ATGAAAGCAATCCTGATCGCGGGGGCGGTCTCCCTGCTGCTGACACTGCTCGGCACGCGGGTCGCGATCAGAGTTCTCGTTCGCAAGGGCTACGGCCAGCTGATTCGTGATGACGGCCCGACGTCACACCACACCAAGCGCGGCACCCCGACCATGGGCGGTCTGGTCATCATCATCGCGTCGGTGACGGGCTACCTCATCGCGAAGCTCGTCACAGGCATCTCGACCGATTTCGAGCCCGGCTGGGCTCCAAGTGCGTCTGCGCTTCTGCTGCTCTTCCTGTTCTGTGGACTTGGCCTGATCGGCTTCATCGACGACTTCATCAAGGTGTTCAAGCAACGAAATCTTGGTCTACGAAGCAAGGCGAAGTTCATCGGCCAGATCGTGGTCGGTCTGATCTTCGCGATTCTTGCGATCGGATGGGAGGACGACAGCGGCCGAACTCCGATTACGCACGCCATCTCGTTCACCCGTGACCTCAAAGGATGGGAACTACCGACCGCGTTGCTGGTCATCTGGGTGCTGCTGATGATCGCTGGCGCCAGCAATGGCGTGAACCTCACTGACGGTCTGGATGGCCTCGCAACAGGTGCTGCCGTGATGATTTTCGGCGCTTTCGTCGTGATCAACATCTGGCAGAGCAACCAGAACTGCTCGAAGGTTGAGAGCTTCAAGTGCTACGAGGTGCGAGATCCGCTTGATCTCGCGGTCGTCGCCGCCGCACTCACCGGCGCGTGTTTCGGCTTCCTGTGGTGGAATGCCTCTCCAGCCAAGATCTTCATGGGTGACACCGGTTCTCTGTCGCTCGGTGGCGCGATGGCCGGTTTCGCGCTGATGACTCGCACCGAGCTCCTGCTCGTCGTCATCGGCGGCCTCTTCGTCGCCATCACTGCGTCGGTGATCCTGCAGGTCGGGTACTTCAAGCTCTCCGGCGGCAAACGGATCTTCCGAATGGCGCCACTGCAACACCACTTTGAGCTGCTCGGCTGGGACGAGATCACCATCGTCGTGCGTTTCTGGATCATCAGCGGTCTGTGCGTCGCGACCGGTCTCGGCATCTTCTACGGCGAGTGGGTCAGCGGAGTATGA
- the murF gene encoding UDP-N-acetylmuramoyl-tripeptide--D-alanyl-D-alanine ligase, which produces MIPIDLDRVAEVTGGSVHGDGTLVVTSVVIDSRAVEAGTLFAALAGEHVDGHEFAPAAIESGATAVLASRVLDVPCVVVPDVTTALAALARDNRSRTSASVIGLTGSQGKTSVKDLLAHIVEASGPTIAPPGSLNNELGVPLTVLRADADTRFLIVEMGARGVGHIAELCEIATPDIGMVLNVGSAHVGEFGSAEVIAQAKGELVEALQAAGVAVLNADDPLVSAMASRTSARVLTFGAEGDVALGPVSLDELGQPHFTLTYDGATVDGHVPQIGEHHAINAAAAAAAAIAAGVDLASIAERLSTATAASPMRMEHHVRGDGLVVINDAYNANPESMAAALRAVANLGKGKPIAVLGEMLELGDASHDAHLAMGRLAADLGFVRVIAVGAGAAAIAEGAGEIGETVEDVDTAVEVLSASLRADDVVLVKASRGGRLERVALALLAH; this is translated from the coding sequence GTGATCCCGATCGACCTCGACCGCGTTGCTGAAGTGACCGGAGGTTCGGTTCACGGCGACGGAACTCTGGTCGTCACGTCGGTTGTGATCGATTCGCGCGCGGTCGAGGCTGGAACGTTGTTCGCAGCCTTGGCTGGGGAACACGTCGACGGTCACGAGTTCGCGCCTGCGGCGATCGAATCCGGCGCGACCGCCGTACTTGCGTCTCGAGTGCTCGATGTCCCGTGTGTTGTCGTACCCGACGTCACGACGGCGCTGGCTGCGCTGGCCCGCGACAACCGATCCCGTACGAGCGCTTCGGTCATCGGGCTCACTGGGTCTCAGGGCAAGACCAGCGTCAAAGACCTACTCGCACACATTGTCGAGGCGTCCGGCCCGACGATTGCTCCGCCGGGCTCCCTGAACAATGAGCTCGGCGTTCCGCTCACCGTGCTCCGAGCTGATGCCGACACAAGATTCCTGATCGTCGAGATGGGCGCCAGGGGAGTGGGGCACATTGCTGAGCTGTGCGAGATCGCCACACCTGACATCGGAATGGTGCTCAACGTCGGCAGCGCGCATGTCGGAGAGTTCGGCTCAGCGGAGGTCATCGCGCAGGCGAAGGGCGAACTTGTCGAGGCGCTGCAGGCGGCCGGTGTCGCCGTGCTCAACGCCGACGATCCGCTGGTGAGCGCGATGGCGTCGCGTACGTCGGCTCGGGTTCTCACGTTCGGCGCCGAAGGGGATGTGGCGCTCGGTCCGGTGAGCCTTGATGAACTGGGCCAGCCGCACTTCACCCTCACGTATGACGGGGCGACTGTGGATGGGCACGTTCCGCAGATCGGCGAGCACCACGCGATCAACGCGGCGGCGGCTGCTGCGGCAGCAATCGCGGCCGGCGTCGACCTCGCCTCGATTGCAGAGCGCCTTTCGACCGCGACAGCCGCGTCGCCGATGCGCATGGAGCATCACGTACGAGGTGACGGCCTGGTCGTCATCAACGACGCGTACAACGCCAATCCCGAATCGATGGCCGCAGCCCTTCGCGCGGTTGCCAACCTGGGCAAGGGCAAGCCGATTGCAGTGCTCGGAGAAATGCTCGAGCTCGGCGACGCCAGTCACGACGCACACCTCGCGATGGGTCGTCTTGCGGCCGATCTCGGGTTCGTACGCGTCATCGCTGTGGGAGCTGGTGCGGCCGCTATAGCCGAGGGCGCAGGCGAAATTGGCGAAACCGTCGAGGACGTCGACACAGCGGTTGAGGTGCTCTCCGCGAGCCTGCGCGCCGACGACGTCGTCCTTGTGAAAGCATCGAGGGGCGGCCGTCTCGAGCGTGTCGCACTTGCTCTGCTGGCCCACTGA
- a CDS encoding UDP-N-acetylmuramoyl-L-alanyl-D-glutamate--2,6-diaminopimelate ligase, which yields MTEEMRVRPDEVPQWTLTELANELDSTTNAEGTVTGISLHSKHVVPGDLYAALPGASSHGAAFAGVAKARGAVGVLTDPEGAALVTELPEIIVDDARGAIAKLSSFIYGDPSSSFTTIGVTGTQGKTTTTYLAEAALGEHKSAVVGTIGTRIGKMPAPSSLTTPEAPQLQALFAVMREEAIEVCAMEVSSHALVQGRVDGFVFDVAVFLNLGRDHLDFHKDLEDYFLAKAALFTPQHSKHAVINIDDAHGKRLAELTPLPVTTFSTDGNQADWRAVNIRPHRLGTDLEVLGPNGVEVPLSVPLPGVFNVSNALAVIASLAQAGFDPAELAAGIATSTGVPGRMERIDAGQPFTAIVDYAHKPDAVTAVLDALRPVTAGRLIIVIGAGGDRDHGKRPLMGEAAAKHADVVIVTDDNPRKENAAAIRADVMSGAGNGPGLAIEVAGRREAIAQAVAMAHLGDTVVIAGKGHERGQEIRGKIHPFDDREVLIELIESAE from the coding sequence GTGACCGAGGAGATGCGGGTGCGCCCGGATGAGGTGCCGCAGTGGACGCTGACTGAGCTTGCGAATGAGCTCGACTCAACGACCAATGCCGAAGGAACTGTCACCGGCATATCGCTTCACTCCAAGCATGTCGTTCCCGGCGACCTGTACGCCGCACTGCCGGGCGCCTCGTCACACGGTGCGGCGTTCGCCGGCGTTGCCAAGGCTCGCGGAGCTGTCGGCGTACTCACCGATCCCGAAGGTGCCGCGCTGGTGACAGAACTGCCCGAGATCATCGTCGACGATGCTCGCGGCGCAATCGCCAAACTCAGTAGCTTCATCTACGGCGATCCGTCCTCGTCCTTTACGACCATTGGCGTCACGGGCACCCAGGGCAAGACCACGACGACGTACCTGGCCGAGGCCGCCTTGGGCGAGCACAAGTCGGCCGTCGTAGGGACGATCGGCACGCGCATCGGCAAGATGCCGGCACCGTCGTCGCTGACCACGCCAGAAGCACCCCAGCTGCAGGCACTCTTTGCCGTCATGCGCGAAGAAGCCATCGAGGTATGCGCGATGGAGGTCTCGAGCCATGCGTTGGTGCAAGGCCGCGTGGACGGGTTCGTCTTCGACGTCGCGGTGTTCCTCAACCTCGGCCGCGACCATCTCGACTTCCACAAGGATCTCGAGGACTACTTCCTCGCCAAGGCGGCACTCTTCACGCCGCAGCACTCGAAGCACGCCGTCATCAACATCGACGACGCTCACGGCAAACGACTTGCCGAGCTCACGCCTCTGCCGGTGACGACGTTCTCGACCGATGGCAATCAGGCCGACTGGCGAGCGGTGAACATCCGACCGCACCGTCTCGGCACGGATCTCGAGGTCCTGGGTCCCAACGGCGTCGAGGTGCCGCTCTCCGTGCCGCTCCCCGGTGTCTTCAACGTCTCCAACGCGCTCGCTGTCATCGCTTCGCTCGCACAGGCGGGATTTGATCCTGCCGAGCTCGCGGCCGGGATTGCCACCAGCACCGGAGTTCCTGGTCGTATGGAGCGCATCGATGCAGGTCAGCCGTTCACGGCGATCGTCGACTACGCGCACAAACCAGACGCCGTGACGGCCGTTCTTGATGCTCTTCGCCCGGTGACAGCTGGTCGTCTGATCATCGTGATTGGCGCCGGGGGAGACCGTGACCACGGCAAGCGCCCGCTGATGGGCGAGGCTGCCGCCAAGCACGCTGACGTCGTGATCGTCACGGATGACAACCCGCGCAAGGAGAATGCCGCGGCAATTCGCGCCGATGTCATGTCTGGTGCCGGCAATGGCCCCGGCCTGGCGATCGAAGTCGCGGGTCGTCGCGAGGCAATCGCCCAGGCCGTCGCGATGGCTCACCTTGGCGACACCGTCGTGATCGCGGGCAAGGGCCACGAGCGTGGGCAGGAGATCCGCGGCAAGATCCACCCGTTCGATGACCGCGAAGTGCTGATCGAACTGATCGAGAGCGCCGAGTGA
- a CDS encoding penicillin-binding protein 2, translating to MTARERASRRRLRFCLAIVVGIFGVFAIRLFQIQGLDASAYAAQAVDAGTAKSTVPAPRGQILDRNGVALAASVDGLTLTADPTMTAANAPQIARLLVEELGDKIDYFETIDKLRTANSHFVYLKRDVPAWTAAKTLKAISDAGFTGVFSEKESLRTYPGGKLAANLLGYTNATGKGVSGIEQQYNDVLTGTDGSSTFEVSPTGQRIPMADSAVTEMVPGRDVTTTIDRDLQWYADQRLADAVRESSSDWGLAITMDVKTCQIVQMSQAPTFNADSGTGMNDFNTVSRAVSNVYEPGSVLKTITMAALADQGKIAADSPIVVPSGVTIDKFKIGDYWDHGVLHLTAAGVIAKSSNLGTLVAAQKMSDETMHHYFRKFGFGETSGVGLPGESRGILAEPKNWTKASHATISFGQGIAVTATQMMRAVGAIANDGKICNPSVVSGIEDKDGKNKSVETPAAHRVVSKKAAASVTRMMEAVTAPDGTAPAAAIKGYRVAGKTGTAWRVDPVTGRYIRGQNVVSFMGFAPADNPRFLTYIVLDRPYSSAGGGSTAAPVFHDVMSMALERFGVAPTGSKSPKVPQTW from the coding sequence ATGACCGCACGCGAACGGGCATCCCGGCGGAGGTTGCGCTTCTGTCTGGCAATTGTGGTCGGCATCTTCGGGGTCTTCGCGATTCGCCTGTTCCAGATCCAAGGCCTCGACGCGAGCGCGTACGCCGCGCAGGCCGTCGACGCCGGCACAGCCAAGAGCACTGTTCCTGCTCCGCGTGGCCAGATCCTCGACCGCAACGGCGTGGCGCTTGCCGCGAGTGTCGACGGACTCACGCTCACGGCAGATCCGACGATGACCGCGGCAAATGCACCCCAGATCGCCCGGCTGCTCGTTGAGGAGCTCGGCGACAAGATCGACTACTTCGAGACAATCGACAAGCTTCGTACCGCCAACTCGCACTTCGTCTATCTCAAGCGCGATGTGCCGGCTTGGACGGCCGCCAAGACCCTCAAGGCCATCAGTGATGCCGGCTTCACTGGAGTGTTCAGCGAGAAGGAATCGCTGCGTACGTACCCGGGAGGCAAGCTCGCCGCAAACCTCCTCGGCTACACGAACGCGACCGGCAAGGGTGTCTCGGGAATTGAGCAGCAGTACAACGACGTACTCACCGGAACTGACGGTTCGAGCACGTTCGAAGTCTCGCCCACAGGTCAGCGCATCCCGATGGCTGACAGCGCTGTCACCGAGATGGTGCCCGGCCGGGACGTGACGACCACGATCGATCGCGACCTCCAGTGGTACGCGGATCAGCGCCTGGCGGATGCCGTACGCGAGTCCAGCTCCGACTGGGGTCTCGCGATCACGATGGATGTGAAGACCTGCCAGATCGTCCAGATGTCACAGGCTCCGACGTTCAACGCTGACAGCGGCACGGGCATGAACGACTTCAACACCGTCTCGCGTGCCGTCTCCAACGTGTACGAGCCCGGCTCGGTGCTCAAGACGATCACGATGGCGGCACTGGCTGACCAGGGCAAGATCGCTGCGGATTCTCCGATCGTCGTGCCGTCGGGCGTCACGATCGACAAGTTCAAGATCGGTGACTACTGGGACCACGGCGTGCTCCACCTGACGGCCGCTGGAGTCATCGCCAAGTCGTCCAACCTCGGAACGCTCGTTGCCGCGCAGAAGATGAGCGACGAGACGATGCATCACTATTTCCGTAAGTTCGGATTCGGTGAGACCTCGGGCGTCGGCCTGCCCGGCGAATCTCGCGGCATCCTTGCCGAGCCGAAGAACTGGACCAAGGCCAGTCACGCGACGATCTCGTTCGGCCAGGGCATCGCCGTGACCGCGACGCAGATGATGCGTGCTGTCGGTGCGATCGCCAATGACGGCAAGATCTGCAACCCGTCGGTTGTCAGCGGAATCGAGGACAAGGACGGCAAGAACAAGAGCGTCGAGACACCCGCCGCTCACCGCGTCGTCTCTAAGAAGGCTGCCGCCTCCGTCACTCGCATGATGGAAGCTGTCACAGCTCCGGACGGTACGGCTCCTGCCGCCGCGATCAAGGGATACCGAGTCGCAGGCAAGACCGGTACGGCGTGGCGCGTCGACCCTGTGACGGGCCGCTACATCCGCGGCCAGAACGTCGTCTCGTTCATGGGCTTCGCACCGGCTGACAACCCGCGATTCCTGACCTACATCGTGCTCGATCGCCCCTACAGCAGCGCGGGCGGTGGCTCCACGGCCGCGCCGGTGTTCCACGACGTCATGTCGATGGCGCTGGAGCGCTTCGGAGTTGCTCCTACGGGGTCCAAGAGCCCCAAGGTCCCGCAGACTTGGTAA
- the rsmH gene encoding 16S rRNA (cytosine(1402)-N(4))-methyltransferase RsmH yields MSEAKHVPVLLDRVMDLLAPTVVGDRPVVVDATLGLGGHTEAMLNRFADLHVIGIDRDPEALARAKARLAGFGDRVTFAHAVYDEIADVVRDAGFSSVSGVLFDLGVSSMQLDLAERGFAYAQDAPLDMRMNPEDELSAADVLNTYEATELAKVLRYYGEEKFAKRIAEAVVAARDVEPFTNSARLVDLIRDSIPQAARRTGGNPAKRTFQALRIEVNDELGVYRRALPAALELLAPGGRVVVLAYHSLEDRITKHEFARATTTDIPRDLPFVPEGHEAKFKLVTRGAEVATEAEIEDNSRARSVRLRVAERVAA; encoded by the coding sequence ATGAGCGAGGCGAAGCACGTACCCGTCCTGCTGGACCGGGTGATGGATCTTCTTGCGCCGACCGTGGTGGGGGACCGGCCGGTCGTCGTCGACGCGACGCTTGGGCTCGGCGGTCACACCGAAGCCATGCTCAACCGTTTTGCAGACCTCCACGTCATCGGCATTGATCGTGATCCCGAGGCTCTGGCACGCGCCAAGGCTCGCCTTGCCGGATTCGGCGATCGGGTGACGTTCGCTCACGCCGTGTACGACGAGATCGCTGACGTCGTACGAGACGCGGGCTTCAGCTCCGTCAGCGGCGTCCTGTTCGACCTGGGTGTCTCCTCAATGCAACTCGACCTCGCCGAACGTGGTTTCGCGTACGCGCAGGACGCTCCACTCGACATGCGCATGAACCCCGAGGACGAGCTCAGCGCAGCTGACGTCCTCAACACGTACGAGGCGACTGAGCTCGCCAAGGTGCTGCGCTACTACGGCGAAGAGAAGTTCGCCAAGCGCATCGCTGAAGCTGTCGTCGCCGCGCGCGATGTCGAACCGTTCACCAACAGTGCACGACTCGTCGACCTCATTCGGGACTCCATCCCGCAGGCGGCGCGTCGAACGGGCGGCAATCCCGCCAAGCGGACCTTCCAGGCCCTCCGCATCGAGGTCAACGACGAGCTCGGTGTCTACCGGCGAGCCCTGCCTGCTGCGCTCGAGCTGCTCGCGCCTGGTGGCCGCGTCGTCGTACTGGCCTATCACTCGCTCGAGGACCGAATCACCAAGCACGAGTTTGCCCGTGCCACCACGACTGACATTCCGCGTGATCTGCCGTTCGTTCCTGAGGGTCACGAGGCGAAGTTCAAGTTGGTGACCCGCGGAGCCGAAGTCGCCACTGAAGCCGAGATCGAAGACAACTCCCGCGCACGTTCAGTACGTCTGCGCGTCGCCGAGAGGGTCGCCGCATGA
- the mraZ gene encoding division/cell wall cluster transcriptional repressor MraZ, whose amino-acid sequence MNPDVSNFFGTYTPRLDEKGRLFLPAKFRPRLEHGIVLTRGQENCIYGWTVESFNAFTDRVRDTPFTNQAARNFTRMFFSGASSEVPDKQGRISVPQVLRTWASLDRECTVVGAMDRIEIWDSGRWTEFSNSQEGPFADMSEEVMPGIF is encoded by the coding sequence ATGAACCCGGACGTGTCCAACTTCTTTGGCACCTACACACCCCGTCTCGACGAGAAGGGGCGCTTGTTCCTTCCGGCCAAGTTCCGTCCACGCCTGGAGCACGGCATCGTCCTCACCCGCGGTCAGGAGAACTGCATCTACGGGTGGACGGTCGAGAGCTTCAACGCGTTCACGGATCGCGTACGGGACACCCCGTTCACCAATCAGGCGGCACGCAACTTCACCCGCATGTTCTTCTCCGGCGCCTCCTCGGAAGTGCCGGACAAGCAGGGGCGCATCTCGGTGCCTCAGGTACTCCGCACCTGGGCGAGCCTCGATCGCGAATGCACCGTCGTGGGGGCGATGGACCGCATCGAGATCTGGGACTCCGGACGCTGGACCGAATTCTCCAACTCACAGGAAGGGCCGTTCGCGGACATGTCCGAAGAGGTCATGCCCGGAATCTTCTAG
- a CDS encoding DUF3040 domain-containing protein produces MPLSDEEARLLHQLEQSLAAEDPDFASTLRGSKFMAHNRRVAVGAVLGFIAGLVLLFAGAVTAQTWLGVAGFVAMLSTSYLFLTAWKRGIGGQVEDRPTSKAGGKSSGKFVDRMEERWQRRRDGDDI; encoded by the coding sequence GTGCCGCTCTCTGACGAAGAGGCCCGGCTGCTCCATCAGCTCGAGCAATCGCTGGCCGCTGAAGACCCCGACTTTGCGTCGACCCTTCGGGGCTCGAAGTTCATGGCGCACAACCGTCGTGTGGCGGTCGGTGCTGTCCTCGGGTTCATCGCTGGCCTCGTGCTGCTCTTCGCCGGTGCCGTCACGGCACAGACCTGGCTTGGTGTCGCTGGATTCGTTGCGATGCTTTCGACGTCCTACCTGTTCCTGACAGCGTGGAAGCGCGGCATTGGCGGACAGGTCGAGGATCGTCCGACCAGCAAGGCTGGCGGCAAGTCATCCGGCAAGTTCGTCGACCGTATGGAAGAGCGCTGGCAGCGCCGGCGCGACGGAGACGACATCTAG